The genomic stretch GAAAcatggaaatatatatatatatatatttatatgtaacAATAAAGCATGAATTGATGTCACCTTATCAAgtgatttaataattcattaacaTGTACATTCATTGAAACGAGACAAGTTTtagatattgaaataatattgtaattacTGTACATAACCTTGTTTTGTGTATGATCATTTACTATATTGATTTGACACACTCTCTAATTCGTTCATGAGTGACAAGTCTTAAAAGATAAAACTAATTAACTTCAAGCATTTagattatgatatataatatcaaagcAAGAAAAGTACAAACTTTTGGTAGTGAGAAGCTGAACCAGAAGTAAACTTCCATCCAAAATAAGAATCCTCTGTCATTTGCTTCCACATAATTGGACTGCAAGATGCCCGCAATGAGACCATCACCAGATCCTCTTATATGGGGATTAACTTCACTTGCAGGTTAGAAAGCACAAAAATGCACCCCATGTGCATTTCTGAGTTTTCAAAGCACCCCAAAATTGGTACGAAAtgttttgagaaaaataaaaaaatttgaaacacattttaggaaaagaaattattttctttgttttttaatcaatttcatgtTTACTCTTTTCAATTTCAAGCTTTAACTCTGATTTCATTTCCTCTCCTCTCCGGCATATGAAGCCTCCCTCCTCTCCAGTGTATTTAAACTCATCTCCTATCTATTTCCAACTTTTCTAACTATCGGTGAATGcgtgaaaaatcaattttattaagatATATACTGTTTATTTGGTTGTTGGTTAATACACCAAGTTTGTTGAGTGTACACCTTATTGTAGCTAAaaagttattgtattttttctattttttaaagaaatataggcagttgtattttttttaaataaaatttggtatttatttataagaaatattggtgtttgtatttttttttataagaaaatcttatatatcctttttatattatattttccaaaattttttcctatattttgagaaaataagtTTCAGTATTTTCGTTTCCATGTTTCTTTCCCATGCTACGTAGCTTGCAAGACATTTACTTGAATCACATTTGGAGAACTAGTTACAATGCGTGTCATGCCTCAATGCTTTCAACACCATTAAAACGGTAATGACTCAATAACAAGCCAACTGGATACTATTTATCTTGTTGATAACATTAATTGTTCACCTTTCCATTGATAGAGTGTTCACCTCGTCAATAACACTCCGGTGTCACTATGCATCAATTCAAATgagttcaaatttgagctcGAGTTAGATATTATGGATTTGATCGGAGTTCGAGCCACTCAcagatttgatttagtttagatCAAATCCACCCCCTACACTTAAGATGTTCTCACAACTATTTATAATCATTATGAATCCTCATAATTCATGCATGTGGCCAGATGTTTTACACCATCGTGTCATGTGGGTCTATTACAATCTTGGTGTATGATCTTAATTTGCTTAATGTATGTGTAGTATAGGGATGAGAATTTGTTTGACATTGCAATACAGGTGACACAGTATAGATGCTTTATTAGCTTCATTTACGAAGATTAATTGAGTTAACTTGcatcaatttcttttctgtAAATCATGTTGTCTGAGTTGTATGTTCTTGTGAAAAATGAAATCTTTAGTTGTCGATTGGTCAGATTGGGACTATTTTGTAAACTTAAACACTTTCTTCTCCTGTGccttcctaatttttttttgcaaagGGAAGGTTCTCAATAGCTGAAGTGTGATCTGAATGCAGAGCATAACCTTTTATGAATACTTCATGTAAACTCATTCTAGTTATTGATACACTAGACCTTGAAGTTTCTGATGGTCATAGTTctacaaattttgtttaattcttgCATCTctactagatttttttttttcaaaaaattaagttagattGATTATTTGAAGGGGATGATATGAACAGATCAATTTTCTTTGGATACAAAAACTGCTTCTGTTGTGGTGCCTATGGAATTCTGTGATATGGTTTTGGTTGCTCGGCTTAGATTGATTAACGGAAATTTGTCTCTCACTTCACTCTCAAACAAAGTCATGAAAACACAAATTAAGTGCAGAAAGTAAAGAAGACAGAAGGATTTTTACATGGTTCAGCTAAGATATATCTTAGCCTACATCCATGGGACCATGTCCGGCTCAAATCAAATCACTAAGCTAAAACTCAATTGTCAGTtacaaagttaaaattaaacacATAATGGAAAACTTTCTTCTTactaaattactttttaaactcaCTTACTTTCAGAAGCTAATACCCATGTTTGAAGTACATTGAATATCTCGTTCAAGTTATTCAAGCTCTTCTTGAACTTTAAGTTgaaatccttttattttttggttttgaatTTCCTTCAAGTACCAACCATAAAgttgtatctcacgatatgaaCAACCTAACAAACCTGCAAGAGAAAGAGTAGAAAATTAGAGAACAAAAACGCAAAACAAGTTACCCAAAATAACAAATGACCTAAGCACAAAAAAAACTCACTCAAATTTAAGTAGGAGACAAGTTGCATATTTAGGTCAAGAAGAACTCAAATGAATGCTTGTATATAATTTCAACAATACACTTAGAcaacaaataacaattttgaataaagataaagaagatgaaagttgCACGTAAATGGAAAATCAACATCCAGATGATCACACAAAATGCAATCATGTCCACACATGTAGAATAATAATTGTGTGCACATCAAAACAAGATGTGAACAACAAAAGTTCATAGCTTGTCAAATTCTTACAGCCTACATATGCCGCTCTGTTGCCACAATTTTTCAGCCTTCAAATTCCTGCTATCATCACAATACGATTATGGTGCAATGGTGTGACAATAAGATTTACATATCCAGGAAGCCCTCTctgaaattttggaatttttgaACCATAATCACTTTCAATCCACCCCAACGACAAAATGGACCTAAAAGAAACCCAAATCTGGTAACCAAAGATTTTGAAAGATTAATAATTGCAAAATAttggaatttgaattgaaaactttcttcaattacctttttatgcagaaaaaaaaaaactgaaaaatcctTCGAGGTAAAAACATGAGCGAACTTCTGCCTCCAATTGTTTCTCCATCTCAATTACTTTTTTACCTTAAAGGAATTTAAAAaaggaattttttaaaaccaaggTGCTATGGAcgtgtattatattatttacgtaagagaaaataaagattgatgcaaaatttcaaatcaaaaattgaatctgcctctctctctctctctctctctctctctatatatatatatatatatatatatatatagtttatgaAGGAACTTTAGCAGATATATGTTTCAATAATTGCAAATATTGGAATTTGAATTGAGAACTTTCTTCAATTACCTTTTTGTGCACCAAAAAAAGCTGAAAAATCCTTTTAAGGTAAAAACATGAGCAAACATTTAGTATCCTAATAGACTACTCCTCCAACTTTGAATTCAATCAGCGCTTCACTTGCTTCCTGctatagaaaacataaaattcaggCACAGCACTTGTTCCAAGAGACTAAACATAATCTTATCTATTTGGATTTATATCCATAATTACACATTATATGTATTCAAATCATTATTattgaagttaattttttaataaatacaacatGCTCAAACTACCTGCCCACTGTGGTTGTCTCCTCGATGTGATGATGATCATCTGGCAAGTTAAAATAAGAGTAACTTAACTTAAGACACAGGATATAAAATACATTGTCAATATAAAAAGCTATGGATAAAATCACACACCTTAAATTGGTCTTCAATTCTCCCTCCTTTGAATTGAAGAccaatttttcatcaatttcaacTCTAGGGATGTGAGCAATCTTTGAGCAATACTTCCCTTTACCTCTCCTCCaatgtttttttatcaatgGACATCTGCTAATATCTAATTCTAGAAGTGAGGGTGGCAGGCTTGTGAGGGATTTGAGCTTTGGGCAATTGAAAATATCCAAGGTTTGAAGAGAAGTAAGATTTCTCAGGCATGGAACTGATTTGAGCTTTGGGCAATCGAGAATCCACAAATCTTCAAGGGTGTAGTGGCTTCCAAAACCTGGAATTGATTTGATCTTTGGGCAATTGCTAATACTGAAGCTTTTAAGTGATACAAGGCTTCCTAGGTCTGGAATTGAGTTgacatttgaattttgaatttccaatctcTTAAGAGAGGTGAGTGTGCCCAAGTCTGAAATTGATCTAAATGGTGCCAAATTAGAAATGGTCAAATCTTGAAGAGAAAGAGGCATTCGTTGTTCCTCTGATAGAATCAACTCCAGATCTTCAAATCCACTTATCCGAAGTGTTTTAAGAGTGGTGAGTTTGTGCAATCCCCATTTAATTAGTGCCTTACTCATTTCGACATCTCCAATGATATGAAGATAGGTTAGGCTAGTTGGAATCCCTTCAATTGGCAATGACATCGAACTATTTATTATGTCTAAATCTTGAAGACTAGTAAGATTCTGTATGCCGAACAAATCAAgattttgataaagaaaaaacatactTTTAAGACATGATGTACTGTGAAATGCCTCTTCTATTGACTTCAACCTCGGACATTTCCCAATATAGAGGGATTCAAGTTTTTTAAGTTGGCACCTGCTTCTTGACGATAATGTTGTGAGatttatacaatcataaatGTCCAGTTGTTTGAGTGTGTTAGGCAGCAATCCTTGTGATGATAGATGCGTGAGAGATTCACGACTTCTAATCTCTAAGGACTCAAGAAGAGTAGAACTGATACCTTCCAAATGTTGTAATTTCTTACAACTTGATATCTCCAGCTGTTTTAGTGACCAAGGCAGAGTGTTTCTGGCAATGAATAATAAAGAATCACATTGCCAAATTGCCAACCTTTCTATGTTGTTTTGCTTCAATCTTTTCGGCAAAGATTTTAGAGTCTCGCAATTGATAATATCAAGATCACTCAAATTAGGAAGGAAGATGGTGTTTAGAAATGAAATACTACAACTTTTTATACTTAAGCTTTTAACATAGGTGAGGCTATGACTCCATTTTATTGGCTTCTCTACACAATTGAAATTTTGACTCAACCAATTTTCATCCTCTAAATCTGcaatattttgaagaaattcaGACTTGAAGGATATGATCTCATCAGTAGAACTACTAGTAGGCACCACTTCCTTACACTCATTGATTCTGAAACTAGCGAGCTTTGGAAAACTTGAGAATGAAACCATAAACTTTGCACACTTCTCAATCACAAGTTTTTCTAGTGAAGGAAGACGATCATGCAATTCTACGGTAAGTtcaggacatttaataattgaaaCCTCACGAAGTTTAGGAAATCTCTCAACCttctcattttccccttttGTGTCCCAATATCGACATTTTTGCAAATCCTGAAAACAAAGAATCTCTAATGAATTGAAAGGACTTTGCATGTCTATTCTTTCCAATTTTGGCATCCCTATGATGTTTAACTCTTTAAGTGAGCTTAATAGGCTTTGAGAAGGCAAGCTTGTgcaatttttacaattttctaAGCTGAGGACCATCAATTTAGAGAGTGATGATGAAATGCTTAACCAAGATGAAAATTCTAAACCACCATAGGATCTAATTGTTAGTTCTTCTAGATGGCTATGAGGTTTCAACATCTCAAgaacatatttttcttctccctctTCTCGTGGGACACCAAATTGAGACTCCCACTCTAATGACAACActtttaaatcatttttgttgtttaatataaatccaCCTATTTGCTTTGCATTCTCTAATTTTGAAATGCAAAGCTCAcctttaagaaaatttaagctCTTCAAATCTTCTAAATTGGAACTCGATTCTTTGCCCACTATAAAATCAGATAACATTCGGAGATTTTTCAATTCCTTCATTCCGGATGGCATTTCTTTCAATGAATTCCGACCACTTATATCAAGATGATATAAATTGGTCAAATATCTCATGTTAGAAGGTAACTTCTTGAGACAAGAACAATGTTTTAATAGCAAAGTTTGCAAGTTCAATAAAGAGCATGTTGATTCAGGCAAACATTTAATCCCAGTGTGAGAAAAGTTTAGATACCTTAGATGCATCAAATCTCCAATTGAATCAGGTAAGTGAGTGATGTTGTACCAATCAAAAGACAATACTCTCAACTTCTTTAATTTTggcaacaaataaaaaataaccttAGCACTTATAAATCGTTCACCATAAAAGGAAGACCTCCTGAATAATGGCAAGAATGTTCTTAGACTCCTAAGTTTCTCCAAGCCTCTAAATCTCTCTTCTCCCTCTCTTCGACAAGGAATATAAGAAAAATGGCGAATCCTTTCAATACATTCCGGTAGCCTGATAAGGGCTTGCttggaatgtaaattgaattctTTAGAAACAGATTCAGCTAGATTATGAACAAGATCATGCATTACATATGTAGAATCATAATTacttgatttttgaaaaaatgaccTTGAACATAAATCACGAAAATATTGACCTGTCTTATCCAGTTGCTTATCAGTTGGTTGAACGATACCTTCTGCCATCCACAAAAGTACAAGTTCCTCCTCCTTAAACTCATAGTCTTCGGGAAAAATCGCACAGTAAGCAAAACATCTTTTTAAATGAGCAGGGAGATAAAGATAACTTAACTTTAATACAGGAAGAACATCATTTTCATATGAATTCCATATTTTGCTGTCCAGTAATTTTTCCCAAGTATCAGTCGACTCAAAGAATAGGAGACCACCGAGGGTCTTTACTGCCAGAGGCAGGCCACTACACCTTTCAACGACCTTTTCATAAATTGTCTCTGTAATTTGATCCGTATCAGCAGCTGTACCAGGTGCAAGTGCATGCTCCTGAAACAAGGATTTACAAGCTTCATTGGATAAAAGCGGTAAATGATAAGTACTATCCGAGCATCTTATTGTTTTCGCAACACTTTCATTGCGTGTTGTGACGATCATCGTGCTTCCGGGTGCACCAACTTTGAAAGGAGACGTTAGCTCTTCCCAGTCGCTGTATTTCTTCACCTCCCAAACATCGTCTAATACAATCAAGAATTTCTTCCCACTTACTGCCTTTTGCAGTTCAACTTGCACTCTATTTAAATCACTTGGAGTGGAGGACGTGGAGTCTTTTAATGACTGAAGGAGACTCTCTGAGATAGTTAAAATATCGAAATTGGTTGAAACACAGACCCAAGCCTTTTCCTCAAACTGGAAGCCTTCCGGTTCCTTGTGATTGTACACGTCTCGAGCAATTGTAGTCTTGCCAATCCCTCCCATGCCGACTATGGCTATCACTCGAAAGTTGTTACCACAAGGTGGATCGCTTTTCACCATCGCAACTAGTTTGGCTTTATCTTCAGCTCTGCCATAAACAAATTTTTCAGGTGCCACGCTTGAAGTTTCCTTTGGTCTTTGCGGTGTGATATTACTTGAAGTTACTACAGGAAGGTCTTTCATCAATAATCTTTGCTGGTGGAGTTGTTCCAACCGATTATTGATCTTTTTGATCTTGGAGCCAATTTTAACATTGAACAAGGGGCCAGGAAAATTAGCGCAGAGGAACCTCGATCCGTTGCTAGAGCTTGCCTGCTGTTCTACCTTGAGTCTGCGTCTCAAAGCTTCATAGGCAAACTCATCCAGCAGGTCTTCTGCATCATAAGCCCAGTGTTGAAGATTGACAAGCCACTTTTTTAAGGCCGGATCCATCAGTTGTATGTCTTCTGCACGGTCAAGCAGAGCTTTATTAATCATTTCCAACTTTGTATTGAGCTCATCTAGCTCTGAATCTACCCCTCCAACAAGTTGCCTGGCAAATCCCCGCAACTCATCAGACCCCAATATATCAAACAACCGCTTGAAGAGTTGAGAGACAAGGGGCTCAACCAAAAATTCCATGGAAGAAAGGAATTAGGATTATTAGAACAAGAGAGTTACAGATGAATATGAGCGCAATTAGCCAAGAGAAATTGGTTACTTTTATCTAGTAGAGCTGAAAAACTGAACGTGTGGGAACCagtcaaataattaaatttattttcaacaaGTTTGGTAGGAGAACACATTTCATTGCCGTGTGAAGAGCACACgagatatttaattattcatctTTTCTCATAGATAAATGATATCTAATATCTTTCTCAAATTCATAACTCCAcccaccaaataaaaaaaagtctgCTAACTCGATTTTAATCTCAATCtcaatcttttgttttttagaaCTTTACTAGACAAATTAGGATTACCTcccttattattttattttatttttactctatTCCTCTATAAATATCgaatatcattttcattattttgtgatCAATTCTTTCTCCAACggatataattaagtatttttataaataaaataacatattcattGCATCATCTTATTTTCAACACTAAAGCACACtacatcaaatatttaatttaaagacaaaatatttagagatgattttaattttatcttataattttacttttagagataaaatttttattttatcccaaaataattattttagggttaaacttaaattttatttttaagaacatttttagtttcattctaaaatgataattttatggacaattttatttttgtcccacaatgtatgatttatttttagaaacaattttaatttcatcccagaatgataattttagtagacaaaattttaatttcatccccaAAACTTAGGATTCAATTTTTAGAGATATTTTTAGTTTCATCttgtattataattttagggttttgtcctaaaaaacttaaaatttacttttggtgacaattttaatttcatcccaaaatgattattttagagAGATTTCTTTTCTgtctcaaaatgataattttagaaaacaaaattttaattttgtccccaaaaacttagaattcatttttaaagacatttttagttttgtcttaaaatgataattttatggataattttatttttgtctcagaatgataattttacttaaattttctttttaaagacatttttagtttcatcccagaataatatttttagtagcgattttagttttattccaaaatggtaaataaatgattttattatgatttcaatatTGTCCCAAATTGATCATTTAGgggatgaaactttaatttcatccaacaaaatttaacatttatatttagggatgattttagttttgttttggaATGAACATTTTAGCGCTAATTTCATCCACCAAAATTAagggtgaaaataaaaatccctaaatgatgattttatccctgACTATAACAACCAAAATTAATGGAtgagtaaatatttgagttttctaaagttaataaaagtcactttgaattttaattataccttaggtggaaataagtcttgtggccaaaaacaaaagattaagaTTAAAAGGAAGATGAAGACCCACTTTTGGAGTCCACACGCTATGTGATTGTGGAGTCCACACGGTTTCCATTAATACATATCATTGCCATGTGGACTCCACAACCACATGGCCTATGACTCCAAAACTggatcttcatcttcatcttaatcttaatcttttgttttttttatcaaatagtTTATTCATGttctttaactaaaaaattatagtaaaattcCAAAACtctcaaaaatctaatttaaacatttagtttatatatttattaattagtcccgcatttaaagttagaaaataaaaaataaggtttgAAACTTATACTTTATTTACATTTCTAGTGGTAATTAAAGTGTATATATAAAGTGATATGttaacatatgattatatgatttaaatatttattgtaaaaattCTCTTTTAAACAGATAATTGTATTACATAATTAGAGAAGGGGTCAAacgatttattcccacccaaggtttgttaaattccCAAATAAGTATT from Mangifera indica cultivar Alphonso chromosome 6, CATAS_Mindica_2.1, whole genome shotgun sequence encodes the following:
- the LOC123218322 gene encoding putative disease resistance RPP13-like protein 1 isoform X4 codes for the protein MEFLVEPLVSQLFKRLFDILGSDELRGFARQLVGGVDSELDELNTKLEMINKALLDRAEDIQLMDPALKKWLVNLQHWAYDAEDLLDEFAYEALRRRLKVEQQASSSNGSRFLCANFPGPLFNVKIGSKIKKINNRLEQLHQQRLLMKDLPVVTSSNITPQRPKETSSVAPEKFVYGRAEDKAKLVAMVKSDPPCGNNFRVIAIVGMGGIGKTTIARDVYNHKEPEGFQFEEKAWVCVSTNFDILTISESLLQSLKDSTSSTPSDLNRVQVELQKAVSGKKFLIVLDDVWEVKKYSDWEELTSPFKVGAPGSTMIVTTRNESVAKTIRCSDSTYHLPLLSNEACKSLFQEHALAPGTAADTDQITETIYEKVVERCSGLPLAVKTLGGLLFFESTDTWEKLLDSKIWNSYENDVLPVLKLSYLYLPAHLKRCFAYCAIFPEDYEFKEEELVLLWMAEGIVQPTDKQLDKTDDHHHIKETTTVGRKQVKR
- the LOC123218322 gene encoding putative disease resistance RPP13-like protein 1 isoform X3, translating into MEFLVEPLVSQLFKRLFDILGSDELRGFARQLVGGVDSELDELNTKLEMINKALLDRAEDIQLMDPALKKWLVNLQHWAYDAEDLLDEFAYEALRRRLKVEQQASSSNGSRFLCANFPGPLFNVKIGSKIKKINNRLEQLHQQRLLMKDLPVVTSSNITPQRPKETSSVAPEKFVYGRAEDKAKLVAMVKSDPPCGNNFRVIAIVGMGGIGKTTIARDVYNHKEPEGFQFEEKAWVCVSTNFDILTISESLLQSLKDSTSSTPSDLNRVQVELQKAVSGKKFLIVLDDVWEVKKYSDWEELTSPFKVGAPGSTMIVTTRNESVAKTIRCSDSTYHLPLLSNEACKSLFQEHALAPGTAADTDQITETIYEKVVERCSGLPLAVKTLGGLLFFESTDTWEKLLDSKIWNSYENDVLPVLKLSYLYLPAHLKRCFAYCAIFPEDYEFKEEELVLLWMAEGIVQPTDKQLDKTDDHHHIKETTTVGSRKQVKR
- the LOC123218322 gene encoding putative disease resistance RPP13-like protein 1 isoform X2; translated protein: MEFLVEPLVSQLFKRLFDILGSDELRGFARQLVGGVDSELDELNTKLEMINKALLDRAEDIQLMDPALKKWLVNLQHWAYDAEDLLDEFAYEALRRRLKVEQQASSSNGSRFLCANFPGPLFNVKIGSKIKKINNRLEQLHQQRLLMKDLPVVTSSNITPQRPKETSSVAPEKFVYGRAEDKAKLVAMVKSDPPCGNNFRVIAIVGMGGIGKTTIARDVYNHKEPEGFQFEEKAWVCVSTNFDILTISESLLQSLKDSTSSTPSDLNRVQVELQKAVSGKKFLIVLDDVWEVKKYSDWEELTSPFKVGAPGSTMIVTTRNESVAKTIRCSDSTYHLPLLSNEACKSLFQEHALAPGTAADTDQITETIYEKVVERCSGLPLAVKTLGGLLFFESTDTWEKLLDSKIWNSYENDVLPVLKLSYLYLPAHLKRCFAYCAIFPEDYEFKEEELVLLWMAEGIVQPTDKQLDKTGQYFRDLCSRSFFQKSSNYDSTYVMHDLVHNLAESVSKEFNLHSKQALIRLPECIERIRHFSYIPCRREGEERFRGLEKLRSLRTFLPLFRRSSFYGERFISAKVIFYLLPKLKKLRVLSFDWYNITHLPDSIGDLMHLRYLNFSHTGIKCLPESTCSLLNLQTLLLKHCSCLKKLPSNMRYLTNLYHLDISGRNSLKEMPSGMKELKNLRMLSDFIVGKESSSNLEDLKSLNFLKGELCISKLENAKQIGGFILNNKNDLKVLSLEWESQFGVPREEGEEKYVLEMLKPHSHLEELTIRSYGGLEFSSWLSISSSLSKLMVLSLENCKNCTSLPSQSLLSSLKELNIIGMPKLERIDMQSPFNSLEILCFQDLQKCRYWDTKGENEKVERFPKLREVSIIKCPELTVELHDRLPSLEKLVIEKCAKFMVSFSSFPKLASFRINECKEVVPTSSSTDEIISFKSEFLQNIADLEDENWLSQNFNCVEKPIKWSHSLTYVKSLSIKSCSISFLNTIFLPNLSDLDIINCETLKSLPKRLKQNNIERLAIWQCDSLLFIARNTLPWSLKQLEISSCKKLQHLEGISSTLLESLEIRSRESLTHLSSQGLLPNTLKQLDIYDCINLTTLSSRSRCQLKKLESLYIGKCPRLKSIEEAFHSTSCLKSMFFLYQNLDLFGIQNLTSLQDLDIINSSMSLPIEGIPTSLTYLHIIGDVEMSKALIKWGLHKLTTLKTLRISGFEDLELILSEEQRMPLSLQDLTISNLAPFRSISDLGTLTSLKRLEIQNSNVNSIPDLGSLVSLKSFSISNCPKIKSIPGFGSHYTLEDLWILDCPKLKSVPCLRNLTSLQTLDIFNCPKLKSLTSLPPSLLELDISRCPLIKKHWRRGKGKYCSKIAHIPRVEIDEKLVFNSKEGELKTNLR